In the genome of Arachis hypogaea cultivar Tifrunner chromosome 9, arahy.Tifrunner.gnm2.J5K5, whole genome shotgun sequence, the window GGtcactgttattattattattattattattattattattattattattattattattattattattattattattattattattattattattattattgtgatgtAATATGCCCTTATCACATGACTTAGTCTCTGATTTTTAATTTACTAGCATTTTGCAGGAACAATATTCACATTCCGAAGATGTGACATTTGAGCTTCTTGAGGTAAACACTCCCTCTCTTGAATACCTACGTCTCAGCTTTCGGGGTTGTTACAAACAGATTTTGGTTTGTGATTATCCCAAAATCAACAAAGCACGTCTAGATATTTTTCCTAAGCCTAGGCATGTTGCTTGGGTTCTTAAGCTCCTCGGGCACTTTGCAAAACAAAGTTCTTGTGGCTGCAAGATTCAACAATCGAGGTGATTTGCTTAACAAAACGATGAATTTATGGTTTTAGTCATGTGTTGAAATTAATATCCAATGATCTTTTACACGCAGTGCTTGATTCGTGCACCAGTTCTAGACCTTCCCGACTTTTGCAATTTGATTCAGCTGCAACTTGATTTTTATAGTTTCAAGAGTAGGCTTCTAATAGACTTGCTTCACAATTGTCCTAAGCTTCAAGCTCTAAAAATTTATATATCCGAGGTATGATTGATTCCATCACTTCAACTTTTTGTCTATTTGCATCCTTTGACTTGACTTGTTCCTTGGTTTCAGTTCATTGATGCTGATGATGTTGATTCATGCGGGTCTTACCTAAACTCCCATAAATGCAATGGTTGGACACAGCCACTCAGCTGTATTGTATCACATTTGAACACTGTTGAATATCGAGGATATCTAAACACTCCAGAGGAGCATGAATTTACTACATATATTTTACAAAGAGGACTTGTTTTAAAGACTATGAGAATTCATGCTAAACATAACCTACGCTTAGAATGTGGAATTTACAAGGCATTATCTGAAATCCAAAGGGTCTCTAGCATGTGCCGACTTGAAGTACACTAACTGATCAGCATTCACTGTAGTAAGGACTTTGTTGTTGTATGCTCTCGGCTCTCTGCTGAACTatatgcttcttttgcatcaatGGTTACATGAATTATCAGTAATTTGTTTTTTCCAATACCTGTCACAAATTCTAAATAGTTTGCTGTGAATGTATGATCTAAGGGAATTGGCAAACAGACAGTTCCATTCTTGGTGGTTGGAATTGATAATGTTGAAGTATGTATGTATTTTCTTTGCTATTACAATGTGCATAAACTATTGATTTTACTTTTTGGAGAACTAGATTGATAGCAACTCTACACTTAAGACTACTAGCCGTTGCTACACtgtaaaaaataaatcataaaactgTACTGTGCATATGATGTTGTACTTAGCTTTTACAGTTAGATAACTTTGTgctgtaaaaataattatataaattgttGACCAAGACAATAATGCCatgatctgaaaaaaaaatattgatgggTTGAATCTCGGTAGTTATTTGAGGGTAGAATATTTCAGCATAATATAGCAGACTGAATTTGGCATAGCTTTGATTTTTTAGTTGTTGGAGGCAAATGTGATGTGATTTGAGGATCTTCTGATGCTGGTCTGCAAATATTTAGTATCCATAAGATTATTAAAGtagaaaaaagttataaaagcatGCTTGTATAAATCCCTTGTAAAGATGCAAAGCTACCGAAGTTCGTATTGGAATGTTCCAAATTCTACTTGAGCATCCAAATCTGGGTTCGAAAGGGAAGGTTTCAATCACTGAAAAAGGCATAACATTGATTTACACTCAATAAATCATTATATTGATAGACAGGTAATTGATGCAACTTAAACATTGATTTACACTCAATTGAATCCACGGACAGACGATAGATAACCTGATCAACTGAAACATCTTAGTAGTCAATGTTACACTAAAAAAATTAGAAGGTAAATCCTTCGATAGATAACCTGATCAACTGAAACATCTTAGTAGTTAATGTTACACTAAAAAAATTAgaaggtgttcataccctggcccaacaataaaggcccaggtccaaataaaaggcctaatctgaaggattagagcctagctaagtgccgaccttcacataagaagtcggtatcaaccacgacttggtctgaagaagtcggatgtgagattagctggcagataaacactcattcaaatgagtaaccgcccctgaaatctctctaaccgcttcataaagccatatcttaacctccccaagataatggaAACGGTTAATatcctaaagatacggcactacaccaacggtggttattggctcaccactataagtacactgacacccctcaggtatctctaagtccaatactctctagacctgctcacactcttgctaacttaggcatcggagtgtctttgcaggtaccaccccccattcactcgtgagcacaagtcggacggagcctcccgagttgcagATCCATCCGGAGCCCTCCTCCTTCATACACTTGGGCCACCAAACGCCATCCATctcattaatctccggttacccaccgtaacattggcgccgttgccggggacccgagagatcatccatctatggcggatagatcccacgaagaaggccatgtggaaacagattctgaacaagagaatctagaCATGGGCAATGACAATGAAGACCTGGCCCAACACCAGGAAGATAACAACCAACACAGAGAGGGTACCTCCGGAGTGAAGAAtccgaaggtaaattcctcagatGGGCGTGAATCAGAAAAAGGCGGACCATCCCACGTAGCCGAATTAATGGGATTAGTCCATAGCCGCCTGGAACAATTGGAGCAAGAGCGGGAGAAACAGAAGGAAACTGAAAGGTACCtcaaagaggagatggagcggcgaaaagagttagaaagaaaactcttacagttagaatcctccctcaagaaTCACAACTCCCGCGACGAACAAGAAGACCAACTCTCGGGTGGAGaagatcctttcagcgaggacataatgagggcaaaagttccgaggaacttcaaaagccctgatatggacctctatgatggaactACGGATCCAAAGCACCATctaagcaacttcaaaagtcggatgtatctagctgatgcctccgacgctacgagatgcaaggctttcccgaccactttatcgaaagcagcgatgaagtggttcgatagccttcctccgagatcaatcaccagctttgaagacctctcaaggaagtttttgatgaggttctcgattcagaaagacaaggtaaaacatgcaccgagcctcctgggaataaaacaggaggtcggagagtctttacgagcctatatggaaaggttcaataaggcatgtttggagatccaagacctgcccacagaggcagtcataatggggctagtcaatgggctcagagaaggtcccttctcacagtccatatctaaaaggcacctcgtttctctaagtgatgtacaagaaagggctgaaaagtacatcaacatggaagagaatgcaaaattaagagacctgagttggcgacctggacccCCTCCCTCATCTaaggagagggaaagggaagtcaagaagaaggaagaactcggtctcgagaggcccaggaaatatcactcttatactcctctaaaaacttctatagtggatgtatatagagagatttgccacactgaaaggctgccacctcctagacctattaaaaataaaaaagggagaaGCCGCAGCGAttattgcgagtaccataaaatatatggtcactccaccaacgactgttacgacctcaaaaatgtgatagaaaagctggctagagaaggtcggcttgacagatatctcatggaaaggtcggacacccatggaaagagaaagcgagatgatatggatagaagagatccaccgccgcagactccagagagacatatccatatgatctcaggaggatttgcgggaggggggctcactaaatcctctcgcaaaagacatctcaaaagagtctatcaagtcggggaagagtcacccgacctccccaccatCTCGTTCAcgaaagaagatgggcaagggatAATCCCCGGGCACGATGATCCCGTggtgataactatgatcctagccaatgcccatctccacagaaccctagtagaccaaggaagctcggcggacatccttttcaagcccgccttcgacaagctagggttagatgaaaaagagttgagagcttaccccgacaccctatatggattaggggatacgccaataaaaccactaggattcttaccccttcacaccacttttggaaaaggggaaaaatacaggactctgagcatagacttcatagtcatcgatgaagggtcagcctacaatgccttaatcgacaggactacccttaatcgccttggagcagtggtatccactccccacctttgcatgaaattcccgactccaggaggaatagcaacggtgaggggagatcaaaaattggcaagaaagtgctacaacgaaagcctaaatctgagaggaaagggcaaagaagtccacaccatagagctAGGCGGCACAAGGaccagagaagagctgcgaccccaaccgggaggaaaaaccgaggagatacaagtcggtgaggaggaaggaaaaaacacttacataggagccaacctaggggaaaccctaaaacaaagGTTGGGAGAACTCCTAAGAGCTaattctgacctcttcgcatggaaggcttccgacatgcccgggattgatcccgagctcatgtcccacaggctctcggtttacccagggtcccgacctgtacaacaaagaagacgcaagctcggcccggaacgagccctagtagtagaagagcaagtacaggcgctcctggaagccggctttattagagaggtcaagtacccaacgtggctagccaatgtagtgtgacaaaccccattttgagggtttatcttgtattgattttaagagattttatgaccttttacccacatttacccattgaaatagcatggttttgtatattctcctttagttgtgcttagatgtgaaaacatgctttctagaccttaaattagctaaattcaattcacctttgattccactagatgccttgatatgtttgttagtgatttcagattgaaaaggctaggaatggatcaaaggagtgaagagggaaagcatgcaaagtggagaaatcatgaaaagtcaaagaagttgaactcgcccatggacgcgcacgcgcacctggcgctcgcgcgcacccgcgaatcaccccatggacgcgtacgcgtgctgtgcgcgtacgcgtcggtgctggtttatgattttttaatgaaaacgtggccaacgaattctgaagggttgtggggcccaattgcaaccaactttggcgccaaaatgctatttaaagccaaggattgaagaccaAAAGGGGAATCACACATTCCAACTCAtacacacacattaggattagtttagaagtagtttctagagagagaagctctctcttctctctagaattaggattaggattaggtttagttcttagatttagatttagattcatcttcttctacttctctcttctcaatttctttgtagttacattcatgcttcttctattcttttgttgtaatttcttttatgttgttcttatgctttgttgtagatctagtattgttccttccattttctttcaattcaataagaggtaattcacaataattgttcttctttacttttctattgttgatctcttgtttttgtagttgtagattcctttaattcttgcatttaataatgattacttctattgcactctatgtgtttgttgaaatgcctcttctaggtttagtgtagattttgttcctcttggcctaggtagagtaattagtgacacttgagttatctaatccctttgttgattgataattggagagattgctaattggtttagagtgcactaaagctagtctttccttgggagttggctaggacttgtggctcaagtcaattcatccacttgactttcctttctttagtaagggttaactaagtggtagcaatgaacaattctcatcacaattgagaaggataactaggatagaacttctagttctcataccttaccaagagccttttatagttgttagtttattttcattgccatttacttttcatgcttcttatccaaaaaccccaaaacacatcacaaccaataacaagacactttattgtaattcctagggagaacgacccgaggtttgaatacttcggttattaattttaggggtttgttacttgtgacaaacaatcttttgtatgaaaggattagtgattggtttagaaactatacttgcaacgagaattcatttgtgaattctaaaccatcaaaaatccaatcgtcaaaatagcgccgttgccggggaattgcaatggtgttatgttattggttattgtatatatgtgaatattgtgaatagcttgatttttggattgcttgctagtttttgctagtcttagtattttgtttcattatttcttattagtttttgttccttatcttctcttgctaccatgaattctcattgtggctatgagtgtagttacaattatgttgtaggtgatgagaactataatgaagttgtgtatcaagaatgggataatcaaaggtgggaagagccatatgcttatgatcaatcctcatggcaacaacccccaccaatgcactatgaagaagagccatttttagatgcatatcaatccaatagctatggtgaatctacttgtgactttcaagaaccaccaccatatgcctatgatccataccctcaacataactctcaaccatactcacaagccccttcttaccaaccaccctcatatgaccctaatccatatccaccattccaacaaccatatgagctatatgaaccacacatagagctaCCACCATCCCAACATCAccactttcaagagccaccccttccatattattaccaagatgaaccacctccaacatatgaaaatttccaaccacaagatgaatactactttccaccacaacctcccatggaagaatacttatGTCCTTTAATCCAAGAGCCCTATGATCCTACTCATgacatccaagaggaacaagagtcaagggatcatctcaaggaagcattggatcaatttcaagcaaccatggagtgtgttgtgcaacaagtggaaagagtggagaacattgaaccaccacaactctaccaagaagaaccatcttcctactatgaacccttcccccaaaataatgaacccttccacccaccccaacctctaatggatgaaacccttagtGTTCTTTCTCAAggacaagaagagatgaaaagggatgtgcaaaatttcatggccgccttggatgcggtaacaaatcaattagcctcccaatgcttgaacactcaaggaactcccatggctcaagaagagcatagcatgaagaagAGATTGGAAATTTcggtgggaaatgaaggaagttgctttgtattggaacaattggaggaagctttaattgttgaagacaaggaagaagtggtagaagacttaggagatgcggagcctccatgggaatatagaattgaagaaaacccctctaagatgattgaaattgatgttagggaggaaagtgcacaccttccaaggcatattccatatgaagacttgaatgagatagagcaaggattgagttcccttggtgatgaagagcaagcatcaagtcctagtggtggagaatcctttgaacttgaagaaccttctcccggtgcatttgaaaatgttgtggaggtaaacttctttcaccctcccaattatagtttgattaagggaaaaggcttagatagtattaatgaacaaaggattgaattagagaaatcttgtgaagaggtggaagtccttagaaatagaaggatgggagtggaatatgctttgtcaagatatttggaagcatctttgcctaggttgtcatctactccttcacttgagtgggtaaaattcatttctattagctttattgtcccacttgagtatggcttgcttgaaacggatggtcaacttaggatgctttgtggaatgaagcgtaaacgaaagatgtttcgtggttggcgctgcaaatcaaggctcattatggttgatgcatcaaacatgagatataaaggttggagtagtgctcaaatagatggatctaggaggattgttggccactatatagagaattcaccttactcaccacccggttggaccaataatgatgatcaacctcaagacgggtgtgaaaacaaagtgtgggatcccggatcacaagaagaggatcaactttgggagccccaaacttgtgaagaactccatcaacacttggctcaatccatgagaaatcttggggcacaatggagaaccaagcattggtgggagttccaagatgaatacaagcacaagccaccttgagaggagccccccataagtccaacttaaggacaataaataaaagtgctaggtgggagacaacccaccatggtaacttcttttcattttctctttttgtacatattggtagaattagtttaatttcatgttttgtttagatagttgagtttaattgatagtttagtatgttaaataaggttttagggtgttttggtagctgtttggaggtttggaatgcttggattggtgtaaaaacatacaaaaatttttgaaaaacagagcaccatccacgcgtacgcgcactgtacgcgtacgcgcacatcatgcattttggaccatccacgcacgcgcgtcatgcacgcgtatgcgtggattgagaagttccaccttccagccaaaaacccgagagttaggcccgcACTGTGCGCAACTTGGGCCTTTGGCACAaaccatgtcacgcgtacgcgcacctggcgcgcacgcgtccttATAGCAACCTGCGAATAGACGCGCAAGCGCaccttgcgcgcgcgcgccgatcgcCCCTGTGCCCTCCTGgtacatattccagagagttgggccaatcTTGGGCTGACACCATGCCCCCAGCGCAACTCCACTGGCGCGCTCGCGTACCCTGCGCGCACGCACCGACCCTCTCGGACACCACCCACGCGCATGCGacatgcgcgcgtacgcgtggatgcccttccttcactacatttcttttcttctcctctttccatttcttcccttctcctttcttctttccttcttctacccccatccaacacttccaaacaccattgacaaccatttattttagttagttattagttagttagttaattagttagttagttagttgcttagttagttttagttagtttttcatttcattttctctttttcatcataagtgttgaattgatattcttgtttaccattaattgctgctaaAAGGGATGttttcttaacatcattatgtttacaatctttgttggattctatgattgaggttatcttttgctacttggtcttgagtttttcatgcttatcttttgaaaaaataccaagtgatgagaattgccttcgagcttgtaactctttttgaattacatgatttggccaccatgtgatttgaaccgtattctttgattaggcaacctcttgatggatgatgatgtgcatttaccttaatgcatggtatttcatgatcatatgcatccatatgtgtttgacttgaatgctttcatgcttctttaatgcttgttttaccttacaagttcacttaaagcatctcaagcacactagaatgagtaaagtgcatgcttcttttgtgacataacttttatgctaatgtgtgttctaaaccgcgcaatttagaattcacatacctaatatttcttaatgtcacactaattcactcactcaattctagtgatttacctcattccaataatgtatgcttccttgcttttatatcttctcatcttatggtgttatacttttgtttttcatgaacaatgcaccacaagcaaacatggaagcaagactacgaacacgtagcaatccggagagtcgccgtacccccttgctcatctttgagtgcaccgaggacggtgcaaacttttaagtgtggggaggtcgtccgaccgttcggcaattttgggtgacaaatttctaatcccaacacttttgcatttcattctaggattttaggattcttACTTGCATTTTCCTATTTTTGCAtgtatatacacaataagcttagtcaaaataatgaaaattttcatgatttctatctatagggcacctcaattgatttgagtgaaaacttttcattaaacttgcttgaattatatatcttgtggatcatgtttttgagctaagaacacaagctagtgagatttgagcctaatggtgtggttacatcttataaccacttatttttccttcttgtgtgcattattctctctctatgaatgtaatctttgatttgtttgattctttatgtccattattttgtgtatacatgcatttatatgattgaggccatcatttcatttagctcacttacccaaatagccttaccttttatcttcctttgttagccaaatttgagcctacgattaacccacttgttctttaatttagcacattacaagccttaaagcgaaaaacaataaatggccgtaatttggatctttgattggcttaggctagtgtgtgtgagtatcattcaagtgtgggaaccttgggacattgggtgaataaaagggtagttttgtattattattgaaaatattgggaattgggtacatgctcatgtattgatcaaatgtatagaccttatgcattgatgctcttgtatatagaaagaaaaaaaaatgagaaaaataaaagaaaaaaaaagaaaaagaaaaagaaaaaaaatagaaaaagaaagaaaaagaaaaaaaagaaagaaataaaaaggggacaaaatgccccaaagcaaagtgaagctcaataaagatcaatgcataagtgttgtgaaataaaaagaaattgcatgagtatgtgaaaaagtgagaaatgggtagctaggttagcttcgaaattgtataggatgtcataggttaggtgggaagtttaagcttatcaaagattcaaatttcaagatcacttgaccaaatatgcatcctaccttaaccctagccccattacaacctaaataaAAGACCTCacgatacttgtatgcatgcatgaaatatatgtcgattgttagaagaagaacaaatcttggaaagcatgattaggggagaattgagagactcaaccctaaacacttgagagaatagagtgcaaacacatccggtgagggtttgatgctcaattacatgttttcgcctatgatcatctcttcatgcaagtttgtaaaatatttaataactcaattcaattgtggattagacttgctagtccttagccctagTGCATATgggcttcttgggaattgatttattttgaccaagcaattgcattcatttagatagttgcatctaggtagattgcatttagttagtttccattgaataaatgccacaccctttacttcattcttggtttaagcatgaggacatgcttggtttaagtgtggggaggttgacaaaccccattttgagggtttatcttgtattgattttaagagattttatgaccttttacccacatttacccattgaaatagcatggttttgtatattctcctttagttgtgcttagatgtgaaaacatgctttctagaccttaaattagctaaattcaattcacctttgattccactagatgccttgatatatttgttagtgatttcagattgaaaaggctaggaatggatcaaaggagtgaagagggaaagcatgcaaagtggagaaatcatgaaaagtcaaagaagttgaactcgcccatggacgcgcacgcgcacctggcgctcgcgcgcacccgcgaatcaccccatggacgcgtacgcgtgctgtgcgcgtacgcgtcggtgctggtttatgattttttaatgaaaacgtggccaacgaattctgaagggttgtggggcccaattgcaaccaactttggtgccaaaatgctatttaaagccaaggattgaagaccaAAAGGGGAATCACACATTCCAACTCAtacacacacattaggattagtttagaagtagtttctagagagagaagctctctcttctctctagaattaggattaggattaggtttagttcttagatttagatttagattcatcttcttctacttctctcttctcaatttctttgtagttacattcatgcttcttctattcttttgttgtaatttcttttatgttgttcttatgctttgttgtagatctagtattgttccttccattttctttcaattcaataagaggtaattcacaataattgttcttctttacttttctattgttgatctcttatttttgtagttgtagattcctttaattcttgcatttaataatgattacttctattgcactctatgtgtttgttgaaatgcctcttctaggtttagtgtagattttgttcctcttggcctaggtagagtaattagtgacacttgagttatctaatccctttgttgattgataattggagagattgctaattggtttagagtgcactaaagctagtctttccttgggagttggctaggacttgtggctcaagtcaattcatccacttgactttcctttctttagtaagggttaactaagtggtagcaatgaacaattctcatcacaattgagaaggataactaggatagaacttctagttctcataccttaccaagagccttttatagttgttagtttattttcattgccatttacttttcatgcttcttatccaaaaaccccaaaacacatcacaaccaataacaagacactttattgtaattcctagggagaacgacccgaggtttgaatacttcggttattaattttaggggtttgttacttgtgacaaacaatcttttgtatgaaaggattagtgattggtttagaaactatacttgcaacgagaattcatttgtgaattctaaaccatcaaaaatccaatcgtcatagtgctagtcaaaaaacagaatggtaaatggagaTCAGGAGAAAACATCTTTCATCACGCCGAGagcaaactattgctacgtggtcatgccattcggactaaagaatgcaggagccacgtatcagaggctgatgaataaagtgttttccccccgtctagggagcttaatggaagtatacgttgacgacatgttagtaaaaaccaagcaagaagtcgacctcttatccgacctctcgcaagtcttcaacactataaggttgcatgggatgagactaaatcccgcaaaatgcgccttcgcggtagaagcaggaaaatttctaggatttatgctaacacaaagagggattgaggccaatcccgataaatgcagagccatcctagaaatgaaaagtccgacttgtttgagagaggtccagcagctcaatggccgacttgcagccctttccagatttttggcaggatcggcattaaaatcccttccactattttccttattaaggaagggatgccaattcgaatggactccggaatgcaaggaggcgttccaagagttcaaaaaattCTTAAGCCAACCTCATATCTTAACCCGACCAATACCGGGAagagacctcgtcctatacctatccgtAGCAAACAGAGCTGTCTcagataagagaagacgaggtcggacaacacctggtctacttcatcagcaaggtcctacaaggccctga includes:
- the LOC112712798 gene encoding uncharacterized protein, encoding MGRVMTCMKLSIALRSCRSFWTEQYSHSEDVTFELLEVNTPSLEYLRLSFRGCYKQILVCDYPKINKARLDIFPKPRHVAWVLKLLGHFAKQSSCGCKIQQSSA